One segment of Mycolicibacterium sp. YH-1 DNA contains the following:
- a CDS encoding sensor histidine kinase: MRSPRDLWKFTRFLPLLLTPALLLASTFPGEYKVPGTYWMLAMTACALFVVGDRWPLPVSLAISALALPMFLTEAWGPSDLVPFLGAIALVEVIVRCGRLATVVATGCWTIAVVAGHWGGHAPTFWQPAALVEASAYVGLPLLLGLFLRGQRDLTASLALRAEEAETRTRADERAALARELHDLVAHHIASIVLRVKVAQRAQISDDPRVRAVFDDVHDTAASALADIRRLLSVLRDPDLGEVALVEPAAVAKEIRAAVARVRSAGFEVEDHVDDEFDGLDAIGRLTLLRLVQESLTNVMKHADRELPVRVAVQKADSVVRLRISSGGRSRPTAGGHGVIGMRERAQLAGGTLTVGVVDPGAGGWQVDAELPAVATLSASTS; this comes from the coding sequence ATGCGCTCGCCGCGTGACCTGTGGAAATTCACGCGGTTCCTGCCCCTGCTGCTGACACCTGCCCTGCTGCTGGCCAGCACCTTTCCGGGCGAGTACAAGGTGCCCGGCACCTACTGGATGCTGGCAATGACGGCCTGCGCACTTTTCGTGGTCGGAGATCGCTGGCCGCTGCCGGTGTCGTTGGCGATCTCCGCGCTGGCCCTACCCATGTTTCTCACCGAAGCGTGGGGCCCCTCGGACCTGGTGCCGTTCCTTGGGGCGATCGCCCTCGTCGAGGTCATCGTGCGCTGCGGTCGGTTGGCGACGGTGGTGGCGACGGGATGCTGGACGATCGCCGTGGTCGCCGGCCACTGGGGTGGACACGCACCGACCTTCTGGCAGCCTGCCGCGCTGGTGGAGGCCAGTGCCTACGTGGGCCTTCCGCTTCTGCTCGGCCTGTTCCTGCGCGGGCAACGCGACCTGACCGCCAGCCTGGCGCTGCGGGCCGAAGAGGCCGAGACCCGGACACGAGCCGATGAGCGGGCCGCCCTGGCACGGGAGCTACACGATCTCGTGGCCCACCACATCGCGTCGATAGTGTTGCGGGTCAAGGTCGCCCAGCGCGCGCAGATCAGTGACGACCCCCGCGTGCGCGCGGTGTTCGATGACGTGCACGACACGGCGGCAAGCGCACTCGCCGACATCAGACGACTCCTGTCGGTCCTGCGTGATCCGGACCTCGGTGAGGTCGCGCTGGTCGAGCCGGCGGCGGTGGCCAAGGAGATCCGCGCGGCCGTGGCACGTGTGCGCTCCGCCGGGTTCGAGGTGGAGGACCACGTCGACGACGAGTTCGACGGGCTCGACGCCATCGGCCGGCTGACCCTGCTGCGCCTGGTTCAGGAATCGCTGACCAATGTCATGAAGCACGCCGACCGCGAGCTGCCCGTGCGAGTCGCCGTCCAGAAGGCGGATTCGGTTGTGCGACTGCGGATCAGCAGTGGCGGACGGAGTCGGCCCACCGCAGGCGGGCACGGCGTCATCGGGATGCGCGAACGCGCGCAGTTGGCCGGCGGCACTCTCACCGTCGGCGTGGTCGACCCCGGCGCCGGTGGCTGGCAGGTCGACGCCGAACTCCCCGCCGTGGCCACTCTCTCGGCGAGCACCTCATGA
- a CDS encoding helix-turn-helix domain-containing protein translates to MLSLDALLRDSALELTLLVPGPGDAVRGEALWLHNTEMPDPAPYIRATELVLTNGLWRDSVTADQFVAALQRAQASGLIFGLTEQTPEAPGDLVEACAAAALPLAAVSITVPFTAITEAAARIQGEGRQDALTGLVRRGNALAMSISRGGGAEGVLEVLRRDHDLPLLVVDRLGRRLAGAAGDSGDDGVNRAAADALARRPPPLEVDLPGIGIASLFLIEGAMGDVDAGVFCLRPLRDLLTEERGAIEQAARFLSLEVTKQQALQAIESRFSSELLEMILSGANRAAEVPERLRAFGIDPTAQLAVITLVVGESRMRPNGSTDEVEGFFTRRGIPAVVVAGSQDTVVVFPWNSTTADLVEIAHHLIDAVTNRFPHDRAVVGIGGLAATSTELREPLIRSREVCQVLRRRSTGSPVGTFADVGTHRMLLGLHDRDLLRRFADGILGPLRAHDTQNGTELERTLRSFLGNDGHWSTTAGDLFVHVNTLRNRVARIGELTGRDVTRLEDRVDLFLALEADGMS, encoded by the coding sequence GTGCTGAGCTTGGATGCGCTGCTGCGGGATTCCGCGCTGGAGTTGACGTTGCTCGTTCCCGGTCCCGGCGACGCGGTCCGGGGTGAGGCGTTGTGGTTGCACAACACCGAAATGCCGGATCCCGCGCCGTACATCCGGGCGACCGAACTGGTACTCACCAATGGATTGTGGCGGGACAGCGTCACGGCCGACCAGTTCGTCGCTGCGCTGCAACGCGCGCAAGCCTCGGGTCTGATCTTTGGCCTCACCGAGCAGACCCCCGAGGCACCGGGTGATCTCGTCGAAGCGTGCGCGGCGGCAGCTCTGCCGCTTGCGGCGGTGTCGATCACCGTGCCGTTCACCGCGATCACCGAGGCGGCCGCACGGATTCAGGGAGAGGGGCGACAAGACGCGCTCACCGGCCTGGTCCGCCGCGGAAACGCCTTGGCGATGTCGATCTCTCGGGGCGGCGGTGCCGAGGGGGTACTCGAGGTATTGCGCCGCGACCACGATCTTCCGCTGCTGGTGGTGGACCGCCTAGGGAGACGGCTGGCCGGCGCTGCAGGCGACAGCGGCGACGACGGCGTCAATCGTGCCGCGGCCGATGCGCTGGCGCGTAGGCCGCCCCCGCTCGAGGTTGACCTCCCTGGCATTGGCATTGCGTCGCTGTTCCTCATTGAAGGCGCAATGGGTGACGTCGATGCCGGTGTGTTCTGTCTGCGGCCACTGCGCGACCTCCTCACCGAGGAACGTGGCGCCATCGAGCAGGCAGCCAGGTTCCTTAGCCTGGAGGTCACCAAACAGCAAGCCCTGCAAGCGATCGAATCGCGGTTCTCCAGCGAGCTGCTGGAGATGATCCTGTCCGGAGCCAATCGGGCGGCCGAGGTGCCGGAGCGGTTGCGGGCCTTCGGCATTGATCCGACCGCGCAGCTGGCGGTTATCACGCTGGTCGTCGGCGAGTCTCGCATGCGTCCCAACGGCTCGACCGACGAGGTCGAAGGTTTCTTCACCCGGCGGGGTATTCCCGCCGTTGTGGTGGCGGGCAGTCAGGACACCGTGGTCGTGTTTCCGTGGAACAGCACCACCGCCGACCTCGTCGAGATAGCCCATCATCTGATCGACGCAGTGACGAATCGGTTCCCTCACGACCGCGCGGTAGTCGGGATCGGAGGCTTGGCTGCTACCTCGACGGAGCTGCGCGAGCCGCTGATCCGCTCGAGGGAGGTGTGCCAGGTTCTTCGCCGCCGTTCGACCGGCTCCCCCGTCGGTACCTTCGCCGACGTTGGAACGCATCGGATGCTGCTTGGTCTGCACGACCGGGACCTGTTGCGCCGCTTCGCCGATGGCATCCTTGGGCCGCTTCGCGCCCATGACACGCAGAACGGCACCGAACTGGAGCGCACCCTTCGCAGCTTCCTCGGGAACGACGGGCACTGGTCGACAACCGCGGGTGATCTCTTCGTCCACGTCAACACCCTGCGGAACCGCGTTGCACGGATCGGCGAGCTCACCGGTCGCGACGTGACCCGACTGGAGGATCGAGTGGACCTGTTCCTCGCGCTGGAAGCCGACGGAATGAGCTAG
- a CDS encoding response regulator transcription factor: MTTVLLVDDQRLVRAGLRMLLESTPDLTVVGEAADGVEAVRLAAEHTPDLILMDLRMPGMDGATATAHIMASHPTTKVLVLTTFDDDEHLYPALAAGASGYLVKDTDPDDLLTAIRRTNDGDLLFSPALMRRLVDRALTAAPGPAATAMTTPLTARERDVLALVAEGYGNQEIADRLHLGVTTVKKHIANLMDKTGSDNRVRLAIYAVRTLPPHQ, encoded by the coding sequence ATGACCACTGTTCTGCTGGTCGACGACCAGCGGCTGGTACGTGCCGGCCTGCGGATGCTGCTGGAGTCCACCCCCGACCTGACCGTCGTCGGAGAAGCCGCCGACGGCGTCGAGGCGGTGCGGTTGGCCGCCGAGCACACCCCGGACCTGATCCTCATGGACCTGCGCATGCCCGGTATGGACGGGGCGACGGCCACCGCGCACATCATGGCCAGTCACCCCACAACGAAGGTCCTGGTACTCACCACCTTTGACGATGACGAACACCTCTACCCGGCACTGGCCGCAGGCGCGTCGGGCTACCTCGTCAAGGACACCGACCCCGACGACCTGCTGACCGCCATCCGTCGCACCAACGACGGCGATCTGCTGTTCTCCCCCGCACTAATGCGCCGCCTCGTCGACCGCGCCCTCACCGCCGCTCCCGGACCGGCCGCCACCGCGATGACAACCCCACTCACAGCGCGGGAACGAGACGTCCTGGCGCTCGTCGCCGAGGGCTACGGCAATCAAGAGATCGCCGACCGCCTCCATCTCGGCGTGACCACGGTCAAGAAACACATCGCCAATCTGATGGACAAGACCGGTAGCGACAACCGAGTGCGGTTGGCGATCTATGCCGTTCGCACGCTGCCGCCGCATCAATAA
- a CDS encoding RNA helicase translates to MTPQPLLDDPADLSALRAKAADPDELFATFAAWAEASGTVLYPAQEEALIELVSGSNVVLATPTGSGKSLVATGALYAALAAQRRSYYTAPIKALVSEKFFALCDVFGAANVGMLTGDASVNAAAPIIACTAEVLANIALREGADADIGLVVMDEFHFYGDPDRGWAWQVPLLELPNAQFLLMSATLGDVTFLREDLTRRTGRTTALVANAQRPVPLHHYYATTAMHETIADLLETKQAPIYVVHFTQASALERAQALMSVNVSTKDEKAAIAEHIGAFRFSTAFGSTLSRLVRHGIGVHHAGMLPKYRRLVEQLAQAGLLKVICGTDTLGVGINVPIRTVVFSALSKYDGTRTRLLNAREFHQIAGRAGRAGYDTAGTVVVQAPDHEVENLKQFAKVADDPKKRRKLVRRKVPEGMVPWSEATMTRLIEASPEPLTSNMRVSTAMILDVVDRPGDPFIAMRRLLTENHEPRKRQLRLIREAVGIARSLLQAGVLERLEEPDADGRRYRLTIDLPPDFALNQPLSTFALAAVDVLDATSETHALDVVSVIEATLEDPRQILSAQLNKARGEAVAQMKAEGIEYDERIELLDDITYPKPLEELLGHTFEVYLRSNPWAADARLSPKSVVREMWERVFTFREYISTYGLTRSEGAVLRYLSDAFKALRSGVPAAARTEDVTDIVEWLGELVRQVDSSLLDEWEQLTSPDQPHDVPVAVPARPRPLTGNERAFTAMVRNALFRRVDLFARRRWYDLGELDATSGWTAERWEEVVRAYFAEHDDVGTGADARGPALLIIDRQPGVWRVRQILDDPAGDHDWGFDVEVDLEASDEEGTAVIRLVDAGRQV, encoded by the coding sequence ATGACCCCCCAACCCCTGCTCGACGATCCAGCTGACCTGTCCGCCCTGCGCGCGAAGGCCGCTGATCCCGACGAACTGTTCGCGACCTTCGCCGCATGGGCGGAGGCCAGCGGCACTGTGCTGTACCCGGCGCAGGAGGAGGCGCTGATCGAGCTGGTCAGCGGCAGCAACGTCGTCCTGGCGACACCGACTGGTTCGGGCAAGTCACTGGTGGCCACCGGCGCGCTGTACGCGGCACTGGCCGCACAACGGCGCAGCTACTACACCGCCCCGATCAAGGCCCTGGTCAGCGAGAAGTTCTTCGCGCTGTGCGACGTGTTCGGTGCGGCGAATGTCGGCATGCTCACCGGCGACGCCTCGGTCAACGCGGCGGCGCCGATCATCGCGTGCACCGCCGAGGTGCTGGCCAATATCGCCCTGCGTGAGGGTGCCGATGCCGATATCGGCCTCGTTGTCATGGACGAGTTCCACTTCTACGGCGACCCAGACCGCGGCTGGGCCTGGCAGGTGCCGCTGCTGGAACTGCCCAACGCCCAGTTCCTGTTGATGTCGGCGACGCTGGGCGACGTCACCTTCCTGCGCGAGGACCTCACCCGGCGCACCGGCCGGACGACGGCGCTCGTCGCCAACGCGCAGCGCCCGGTTCCGCTGCACCACTACTACGCGACCACGGCGATGCACGAGACGATCGCCGACCTGCTCGAGACGAAGCAGGCACCGATCTACGTCGTGCACTTCACCCAGGCCTCGGCGCTGGAGCGGGCGCAGGCCCTGATGAGCGTCAACGTCAGCACCAAGGACGAGAAGGCCGCGATCGCCGAGCACATCGGCGCCTTCCGCTTCTCCACGGCGTTCGGCTCAACGCTGTCGCGGCTGGTCCGCCACGGCATCGGCGTTCACCACGCCGGCATGCTGCCCAAGTACCGGCGGCTGGTGGAACAGCTGGCCCAGGCCGGGCTGCTCAAGGTCATCTGCGGCACCGACACCCTCGGCGTTGGCATCAACGTGCCGATCCGGACCGTCGTGTTCTCGGCGCTCTCGAAGTACGACGGCACCCGCACCCGGCTGCTCAACGCCCGCGAGTTCCATCAGATCGCCGGGCGGGCCGGCCGGGCCGGCTACGACACCGCGGGCACCGTGGTCGTGCAGGCGCCCGACCACGAGGTGGAGAACCTCAAGCAGTTCGCGAAGGTCGCCGATGACCCGAAGAAGCGGCGAAAGCTGGTGCGCCGCAAGGTACCCGAGGGCATGGTGCCGTGGAGCGAGGCGACCATGACCCGCCTTATCGAGGCCTCCCCCGAGCCGCTGACCAGCAACATGCGGGTCAGTACCGCCATGATTCTCGATGTCGTCGACCGCCCCGGCGACCCGTTCATCGCGATGCGCCGTCTCCTCACCGAGAACCACGAACCACGCAAACGTCAGCTGCGCCTGATCCGCGAGGCCGTCGGCATCGCCCGCTCACTACTGCAGGCCGGCGTCCTCGAGCGGCTCGAGGAACCCGACGCCGACGGGAGGCGCTACCGACTGACCATCGATCTGCCACCCGACTTCGCGCTCAACCAGCCACTGTCGACGTTCGCCCTCGCCGCGGTCGACGTGCTGGATGCCACGTCGGAAACCCATGCGCTGGACGTGGTCTCGGTCATCGAGGCGACGCTCGAGGACCCCCGGCAGATCCTGTCCGCGCAGCTGAACAAGGCCAGGGGTGAGGCCGTCGCTCAGATGAAGGCCGAGGGCATCGAGTACGACGAGCGGATCGAACTGCTCGACGACATCACCTACCCCAAGCCGCTCGAGGAGCTGCTGGGCCACACCTTTGAGGTGTACCTGCGCAGCAATCCCTGGGCGGCGGACGCCCGGCTGTCACCGAAGTCCGTCGTGCGCGAGATGTGGGAGCGGGTGTTCACCTTCCGCGAGTACATCAGCACCTACGGGCTGACCCGCTCGGAGGGCGCGGTGCTGCGCTACCTGTCCGACGCCTTCAAGGCGTTGCGGTCGGGGGTGCCCGCCGCGGCGCGCACCGAGGACGTCACCGATATCGTCGAGTGGCTCGGTGAGCTTGTGCGCCAAGTTGACTCAAGCCTGCTCGACGAGTGGGAACAGCTGACCAGCCCCGACCAGCCGCACGACGTACCTGTGGCGGTGCCGGCCCGCCCGCGCCCGCTGACCGGTAACGAGCGAGCGTTCACCGCGATGGTTCGCAACGCGCTGTTCCGTCGGGTCGACCTGTTCGCCCGGCGGCGCTGGTATGACCTCGGCGAACTCGACGCCACCTCCGGCTGGACGGCCGAGCGCTGGGAGGAGGTCGTGCGCGCGTACTTCGCCGAGCACGACGACGTGGGCACGGGTGCCGACGCCCGGGGGCCCGCGCTGCTGATCATCGACCGCCAGCCCGGCGTGTGGCGCGTCCGCCAGATCCTCGACGATCCGGCAGGCGATCACGACTGGGGCTTCGACGTCGAGGTGGATCTGGAGGCCAGCGACGAGGAGGGCACCGCCGTGATCCGCCTGGTCGACGCCGGCCGCCAGGTCTAG
- a CDS encoding nuclear transport factor 2 family protein — MSDLVTNYLACWNEDDTDARRALIDQHWTETATYVDPMAEVTGREALNATIGAVRQQFPGFVFTPVGDVDAHHSQARFQWGLGPAGVEPVVIGFDVVVTDADGRFERVLGFLDRVPG, encoded by the coding sequence ATGAGCGACCTGGTCACCAACTATCTGGCCTGCTGGAATGAGGACGACACCGACGCGCGCCGCGCCCTGATCGACCAGCACTGGACTGAGACCGCGACCTACGTCGACCCAATGGCCGAGGTGACCGGACGCGAGGCGCTGAACGCCACCATCGGAGCGGTCCGCCAGCAGTTCCCCGGCTTCGTCTTCACCCCGGTCGGCGACGTCGATGCCCACCACAGCCAGGCGCGCTTCCAGTGGGGTCTCGGCCCGGCCGGCGTCGAACCGGTTGTCATCGGTTTCGACGTCGTCGTCACCGATGCAGACGGACGATTCGAGCGGGTCCTCGGCTTTCTCGACCGCGTTCCCGGGTAA
- a CDS encoding cyclopropane mycolic acid synthase family methyltransferase — protein MGVLRPHYETLQSIYDISDEFFELFLGPTMAYTCAYFERDDMTLDAAQNAKFDLALGKLNLQPGMTLLDVGCGWGGGMQRAIETHDINVIGLTLSRSQREYAAAKLAEVPTNRTVEVRLQGWEEFEGHVDRIVCIGALEHFGHERYDAFFDMAYHALPADGSMLLHTICGITQADAARLGIPITLRVARFVKFILTEIFPGGRLPTVTMVEDRASHAGFRVSRVQSLQPHYAKTLDHWAAALEAHRDAAIAAQSQEVYDRYMKYLTGCADLFRGGYLDVCQFTLEK, from the coding sequence ATGGGTGTGCTGCGTCCGCACTACGAGACTCTGCAGTCGATCTACGACATCTCGGACGAGTTCTTCGAGCTGTTCCTGGGCCCCACCATGGCCTACACCTGCGCGTACTTCGAACGCGACGACATGACCCTCGACGCGGCCCAGAACGCGAAGTTCGATCTAGCACTGGGCAAGCTGAACCTCCAGCCGGGCATGACGCTGCTGGACGTCGGGTGCGGCTGGGGCGGCGGAATGCAACGCGCGATCGAGACGCACGACATCAACGTGATCGGCCTGACCCTGAGCCGTTCACAGCGCGAATACGCCGCGGCCAAGCTGGCCGAGGTCCCGACGAACCGCACCGTCGAAGTGCGGTTACAGGGGTGGGAGGAGTTCGAGGGTCACGTCGATCGGATCGTCTGCATCGGCGCGCTCGAACACTTCGGCCACGAGCGGTATGACGCGTTCTTCGACATGGCCTACCACGCGTTACCCGCCGACGGATCGATGCTGCTGCACACGATTTGCGGGATAACCCAGGCCGATGCCGCGCGCTTGGGCATACCCATCACGCTCAGGGTGGCCCGGTTCGTCAAGTTCATCCTGACCGAGATCTTTCCCGGCGGGCGGCTGCCCACGGTCACGATGGTCGAGGACCGCGCTAGCCATGCCGGGTTCCGGGTGAGCCGCGTGCAGTCGTTGCAACCGCACTACGCGAAGACGCTTGACCACTGGGCGGCCGCGTTGGAGGCGCATCGAGACGCCGCCATCGCGGCCCAGTCCCAGGAGGTCTACGACCGCTACATGAAGTACCTGACAGGCTGCGCGGACCTGTTCCGCGGCGGGTACCTCGATGTCTGTCAGTTCACCCTGGAGAAGTAG